A section of the Clostridium omnivorum genome encodes:
- a CDS encoding TrmH family RNA methyltransferase, producing the protein MDTIQSKDNSLIKEAKKLKEKRYRLENSEFIAEGFRFVVEALQSDFEVKAVFISEKEKERWEKYKVASYTQKETRVYWVTDQILKILSSTENPQGIAAVVKIKKNHIVNSEGFYILVDKIQDPGNLGTIIRTADAAGALGVIATKGTADVYNEKTLRSTMGSIFHIPIIESIDMSTVKELKDKGFKLIVSTLEESENFYNVKFTDRFILTVGNEGNGISDELMALGDIRVKIPMPGNAESLNAGVAASIMMFEAVRQRLTTSSK; encoded by the coding sequence TTGGATACAATTCAAAGTAAAGACAATTCGCTAATAAAAGAAGCGAAAAAACTTAAAGAAAAGAGGTATAGGCTTGAAAATTCTGAGTTTATTGCTGAGGGATTTAGGTTTGTAGTTGAAGCATTGCAGTCAGACTTTGAAGTTAAAGCCGTATTTATTTCTGAGAAAGAAAAGGAAAGATGGGAAAAATATAAGGTTGCTTCATATACTCAAAAGGAAACAAGGGTATATTGGGTTACTGATCAGATTTTAAAAATATTGAGCAGCACGGAAAATCCTCAGGGAATAGCAGCTGTTGTAAAGATTAAAAAAAATCACATAGTCAATAGTGAAGGATTTTACATACTTGTTGATAAGATACAAGATCCTGGAAATCTGGGGACCATTATTAGGACTGCAGATGCGGCAGGAGCTCTGGGTGTAATTGCTACAAAAGGAACAGCGGACGTATATAATGAGAAAACCTTAAGGTCTACAATGGGCTCTATATTTCATATTCCTATAATTGAGAGTATAGATATGAGCACAGTGAAAGAATTAAAGGATAAGGGATTCAAACTTATAGTCAGCACACTTGAGGAATCAGAAAATTTTTATAATGTTAAATTTACAGATAGATTTATTTTAACTGTTGGTAACGAAGGAAATGGTATAAGTGATGAACTGATGGCTTTAGGAGATATAAGGGTTAAGATACCTATGCCTGGAAATGCAGAATCCCTAAATGCCGGTGTGGCAGCATCAATTATGATGTTCGAAGCTGTAAGACAAAGATTGACAACTTCGAGCAAGTAA
- the pheS gene encoding phenylalanine--tRNA ligase subunit alpha yields MKEKLEIIKSSALEELKSVLTKTEIENIRVKYLGKKGELTQILRGMGALSAEERPIVGKIANDVRIALENHIDEAAEAIKKKEKEMKLQSEIIDISMPGKKQVIGKRHPIDLCLEEIKDIFISMGFAIVEGPEVELDYYNFEALNIPKNHPARGEQDTFYINDNVVLRTQTSPLQIRTMEKEKPPIRILGPGKVYRSDAVDATHSPIFYQIEGLVVDKGITFSDLKGTLDLFARKMFGEKVQTKFRPHHFPFTEPSCEMDATCFVCNGEGCKVCKGSGWIELLGGGMVHPQVLRNCGIDPEVYSGFAFGFGLDRIVMLKYGIDDIRLLYESDMRFLNQF; encoded by the coding sequence ATGAAGGAAAAGTTAGAAATAATAAAAAGTAGTGCCTTAGAAGAGCTTAAATCTGTGCTTACTAAAACAGAAATAGAAAATATTAGGGTTAAGTATCTGGGTAAAAAGGGTGAATTAACACAAATCCTAAGAGGTATGGGGGCATTATCAGCAGAGGAAAGGCCAATAGTTGGTAAGATTGCTAATGATGTTAGAATAGCTTTAGAGAATCATATAGATGAAGCTGCAGAAGCAATAAAGAAAAAGGAAAAAGAAATGAAGCTGCAGAGTGAAATTATTGATATTTCTATGCCAGGTAAAAAGCAGGTTATTGGAAAGAGACACCCTATTGATTTATGCTTAGAAGAAATCAAGGATATTTTTATATCCATGGGGTTCGCAATAGTTGAAGGACCAGAAGTAGAACTTGATTATTATAATTTTGAAGCACTTAATATACCTAAAAATCATCCTGCTAGAGGAGAACAGGATACTTTCTATATAAATGACAATGTAGTTTTAAGGACTCAAACTTCACCTCTTCAAATAAGAACTATGGAAAAGGAAAAACCACCAATAAGAATTTTAGGACCTGGTAAGGTTTATAGGTCTGATGCAGTTGACGCAACACATTCACCAATATTCTACCAAATAGAAGGGCTGGTAGTTGACAAGGGTATAACTTTTTCAGATTTAAAGGGTACTCTTGATCTTTTTGCTAGAAAGATGTTTGGAGAAAAAGTTCAAACTAAATTTAGACCACACCATTTTCCTTTCACTGAGCCATCTTGTGAAATGGATGCTACTTGCTTCGTATGCAATGGTGAGGGTTGTAAAGTTTGTAAAGGAAGTGGATGGATTGAACTTCTTGGTGGAGGAATGGTTCATCCTCAGGTTCTTAGAAATTGTGGTATAGATCCTGAAGTTTATAGTGGCTTTGCATTTGGATTTGGCCTGGATAGAATAGTAATGTTAAAGTATGGAATTGACGATATAAGACTTTTATATGAAAGTGATATGAGATTTTTGAATCAATTTTAG
- a CDS encoding potassium channel family protein produces the protein MKYRQFVVIGLGNFGASVARTLFDLGYDVLAIDSEEEAVNEIADYVTHAAQVNTSDEKSLRDLGISNFDVAVIGIGSDIQASIMATIIVKDLGVKYVIAKARDELHGKVLYKVGADRVIFAERDMGIRVAHSIVSSNILDYIELSPDYNIAEIECPKEWYGKTIKEIDMRANYGISVIAIKKEHNINIAPRADDMVEVKDVIIAIGGADELSKFENLISR, from the coding sequence GTGAAATATAGACAATTTGTTGTGATTGGCTTAGGCAATTTTGGGGCATCTGTTGCTAGAACTTTATTTGATCTAGGATATGATGTGCTTGCAATCGATTCTGAGGAAGAAGCGGTTAATGAAATTGCTGATTATGTTACTCATGCTGCTCAAGTGAATACTTCAGATGAAAAAAGCTTAAGAGATTTAGGAATAAGTAATTTTGATGTGGCTGTAATTGGAATCGGAAGTGATATACAAGCAAGTATTATGGCTACAATAATAGTGAAGGATCTAGGAGTAAAATATGTAATTGCAAAGGCAAGAGATGAGCTTCATGGCAAGGTGCTATATAAAGTGGGAGCAGATAGAGTTATATTTGCAGAAAGAGATATGGGAATTAGGGTTGCTCATAGTATTGTATCTTCAAATATTCTAGATTATATTGAACTTTCTCCTGATTATAATATAGCTGAAATTGAATGCCCTAAGGAATGGTATGGAAAGACTATAAAGGAAATAGATATGAGAGCTAATTATGGAATAAGTGTAATAGCTATTAAGAAAGAGCATAATATAAATATAGCTCCTAGAGCTGATGATATGGTTGAAGTAAAAGATGTTATTATTGCTATCGGTGGAGCTGATGAATTAAGTAAATTTGAAAACTTGATATCAAGATAA
- a CDS encoding YncE family protein yields the protein MNEMKNEYIFISCVEENAVKVIDANTGMQIQSIKVADRPFNIKKSMENKLYVACDRREQVEIIDLLTFNKDIINISNNGVMDIDEENSLMYISDGMNIILYNLKNKKIINTVNSGLGIEYIFVEKQGTKLFAIDSILNQLNIYNKNNLELIISINNLGLRPRSILGLEEFDYVFIANEGIENEGRGSGITIVDLRNYEVKLLEFPKGSAITSLASRGNILYAVNRSLKRIEMINIITMRVFKSIEIGNKIPEMVEINNDNTKLYIVEEDDNDNELIEIIDLHNCKSSRTTIVGSKNIKSRCIISAFIEHDYSSKDFLCLSKTSSYDLKPMSILVKRIFASYKQKMCVTDVTCEIKDGASEYSFENIIFKNAFIIEGSLKMDILKDNHENCRVKFTLRIPYSITLKGNNMSTRCIEAFLDEKKDLVMHMSETQNVNDYEIIIKSKGELLNSPKIYKNFIKFSAGFFLLIRAIGEQEVQIPVYNCNSKLIECEEYIEPSEEEIFEAFLDFNNTPFPLNLFSISIEDND from the coding sequence ATGAACGAAATGAAAAATGAATATATTTTCATAAGTTGTGTAGAAGAAAACGCTGTAAAGGTTATTGATGCCAATACTGGAATGCAAATTCAATCTATAAAAGTTGCAGACAGGCCTTTCAATATAAAAAAGTCAATGGAAAACAAGCTTTATGTAGCTTGTGATAGAAGAGAGCAAGTAGAAATTATTGATCTTTTAACCTTTAATAAAGATATTATAAATATTTCAAATAATGGAGTTATGGACATAGATGAAGAAAATAGTTTAATGTATATATCTGACGGAATGAATATAATTCTTTACAACCTTAAGAATAAAAAGATAATTAATACCGTTAATAGTGGTTTGGGAATAGAATATATTTTTGTAGAAAAACAAGGAACAAAATTGTTTGCAATTGATTCTATATTAAATCAGCTTAATATTTATAATAAGAATAACCTTGAACTAATTATATCAATTAATAATTTAGGACTTAGACCGAGGAGCATTCTAGGTTTAGAGGAGTTTGATTATGTATTTATTGCAAATGAAGGTATAGAAAATGAAGGTAGGGGTTCAGGTATAACAATAGTTGATTTACGTAACTATGAGGTTAAACTGTTGGAATTTCCAAAAGGTTCGGCAATAACTAGCTTAGCTTCTAGAGGGAATATATTGTATGCAGTCAATAGAAGTCTAAAACGTATAGAAATGATTAATATAATAACAATGCGAGTATTTAAGTCCATAGAGATTGGTAATAAAATTCCAGAAATGGTTGAAATAAATAATGATAATACAAAGCTTTATATTGTTGAAGAAGATGATAACGATAATGAACTAATTGAAATAATAGATTTGCATAATTGTAAGAGTAGCAGAACTACCATTGTTGGGAGCAAGAATATAAAGTCAAGATGCATAATAAGTGCTTTCATTGAACATGATTATTCTTCCAAAGATTTTTTGTGTCTTTCAAAAACCTCTAGTTATGATTTAAAGCCAATGTCCATTCTTGTTAAAAGAATTTTTGCAAGCTATAAGCAGAAAATGTGTGTTACAGATGTTACATGCGAAATTAAGGATGGAGCTAGCGAGTATAGCTTTGAAAATATAATTTTCAAAAATGCCTTCATTATTGAGGGTTCTTTGAAAATGGACATTTTGAAGGATAACCATGAAAACTGCAGAGTTAAATTTACCCTGCGAATTCCATATAGCATTACGCTGAAGGGAAATAATATGTCAACGCGCTGTATCGAAGCCTTCTTGGATGAAAAAAAAGACTTAGTGATGCATATGTCTGAAACACAAAATGTAAACGATTATGAAATTATCATCAAATCCAAGGGAGAACTTTTAAACAGTCCCAAAATATATAAAAATTTTATAAAGTTCAGTGCTGGATTTTTTTTATTGATAAGAGCCATAGGTGAGCAAGAGGTACAAATTCCAGTATATAATTGTAATTCGAAATTAATAGAATGCGAGGAATATATTGAACCAAGTGAAGAGGAAATTTTTGAAGCATTTTTAGATTTTAATAATACTCCTTTTCCTTTAAATTTATTTTCAATTTCAATAGAAGATAATGATTAA
- the pheT gene encoding phenylalanine--tRNA ligase subunit beta, whose amino-acid sequence MKVPVKWLKDYVNIDIAPKELGDKLTLSGSKVEEVITSGDEIQNVVTGKLMKIEPHPDAEKLVICQLNVGSEELIQIVTGANNMKEGDIVPVALHGSSLPGGVKIKKGKLRGIVSNGMMCSEEELGIAGDEPVHGLMILPQDTPLGKDIKEVLGLDSAVIDFEITSNRPDCLSVVGMARETAATLGVPYRVPESVFTPLSKDNIKESLKIEVRDNLCRRYMARGVKNITIAPSPAWMQEKLMDAGVRPINNIVDITNFVMLELGQPMHAFDSREITSSTIVVERAKDGEKFITLDEIERTLDSNVLNIKDGERTVGLAGIMGGLNSEVKEDTKAVIFEVANFDGTNIRISSKRLGLRTEASSRFEKDLDPNLVELAMDRACYLVQQLGAGEVMEGTIDIYNEKIESHTLEVDYKWINRFLGTEISANDMKEYLDRLELITEIQENMLIITVPTFRSDINIKEDVAEEVARIYGYDNIPITLLSGSSTRGGKNKKQHLEDKLVSALIGNGLNQSISYSFVSPKVFDKILLPKDSTLRNAVVIRNPLGEDYSIMRTTSLPSMMEALARNYSRNNEEARLFEIGKVYIPSNDSSKLPEERNIATIGMYGNVDYLDLKGIVENIIDILGINNVSFQRESSNVSYHPGKTAALYIRKELVGILGEVHPDVSDNYGIDSRCFVAEINLDVLFNAANLDKKYSSLPKFPAVTRDMAIIVDENVLVQQIQDIIKKQGGSMLESFKLFDVYKGSQIPADKKSIAYSLVYRLEHKTLTDEEVNKVHEKILRSLEYQLGAQLR is encoded by the coding sequence ATGAAGGTTCCAGTAAAATGGCTTAAAGATTATGTTAATATTGATATAGCACCTAAGGAATTAGGAGACAAATTGACCTTGTCAGGTTCTAAAGTAGAAGAAGTTATTACCTCGGGAGATGAAATTCAAAATGTAGTAACAGGAAAACTAATGAAAATTGAACCCCATCCAGATGCTGAGAAATTAGTAATTTGTCAGTTAAATGTCGGCTCTGAGGAACTAATTCAAATTGTTACAGGAGCAAACAATATGAAAGAAGGGGATATAGTTCCTGTAGCTCTACATGGTTCATCACTGCCAGGTGGAGTTAAAATTAAAAAAGGAAAATTAAGAGGCATAGTATCAAATGGAATGATGTGCTCTGAAGAGGAACTTGGTATTGCAGGAGATGAGCCTGTTCATGGGCTAATGATACTACCTCAAGATACTCCATTAGGCAAAGATATTAAAGAGGTGCTTGGACTTGATAGTGCTGTAATTGATTTTGAAATTACATCAAATAGACCAGATTGTTTAAGTGTGGTTGGTATGGCTAGAGAAACTGCAGCTACTTTGGGAGTGCCATACAGAGTTCCAGAATCAGTATTTACTCCTTTAAGCAAGGACAATATTAAAGAAAGCTTAAAGATAGAAGTAAGAGATAATCTATGCAGAAGATATATGGCTAGAGGAGTAAAAAATATTACCATAGCTCCATCACCAGCTTGGATGCAGGAAAAACTTATGGATGCAGGAGTAAGACCAATTAATAATATTGTTGATATAACTAACTTTGTAATGCTAGAACTTGGGCAGCCAATGCATGCCTTTGATTCAAGAGAAATAACTAGTTCAACCATAGTTGTTGAAAGAGCAAAGGATGGAGAGAAATTCATAACTCTTGATGAAATTGAAAGAACTTTAGATTCCAATGTGCTTAACATTAAGGATGGAGAAAGAACTGTTGGTTTAGCAGGTATTATGGGTGGCCTAAATTCAGAGGTAAAAGAAGATACAAAGGCTGTAATATTTGAAGTTGCTAATTTTGATGGAACTAATATAAGAATATCTTCAAAAAGATTAGGATTAAGAACTGAAGCCTCCTCGAGATTTGAAAAGGACTTAGATCCAAATCTTGTAGAGCTTGCCATGGATAGAGCATGTTACCTAGTACAACAATTAGGTGCAGGTGAAGTTATGGAAGGAACCATAGACATTTATAATGAAAAAATAGAATCACATACCTTAGAAGTAGACTATAAGTGGATTAACAGATTCCTAGGTACAGAAATATCAGCAAATGATATGAAAGAATATTTGGATAGGTTAGAATTAATAACTGAGATTCAAGAAAATATGCTTATAATTACAGTGCCAACTTTTAGAAGTGATATCAACATAAAAGAAGATGTGGCTGAAGAAGTAGCAAGAATTTATGGATATGATAATATCCCTATTACTTTACTCAGTGGAAGCAGTACAAGAGGCGGCAAGAATAAGAAGCAGCATTTAGAAGATAAACTTGTATCAGCTTTAATAGGCAATGGACTAAATCAATCAATTAGCTATTCTTTTGTTAGCCCAAAGGTTTTTGATAAAATTCTTTTGCCAAAAGATTCTACGTTAAGAAATGCAGTAGTTATTAGAAACCCACTAGGTGAAGATTATAGCATTATGAGAACAACTTCCTTGCCTTCAATGATGGAAGCTTTAGCTAGAAATTACTCAAGAAATAATGAAGAAGCAAGATTATTTGAAATTGGAAAAGTATACATTCCCAGTAATGACAGCAGCAAACTTCCAGAGGAGAGAAATATAGCTACAATAGGAATGTATGGAAATGTTGATTATCTTGATTTAAAGGGAATTGTAGAAAATATAATAGATATTCTAGGAATAAACAATGTTTCTTTCCAAAGAGAAAGCAGCAATGTGAGCTATCATCCTGGAAAAACTGCAGCATTATATATAAGAAAGGAATTAGTAGGAATACTAGGCGAGGTTCATCCAGATGTTAGTGATAATTATGGAATTGATTCTCGATGCTTTGTGGCAGAAATAAATTTAGATGTATTATTTAATGCTGCGAACTTAGATAAAAAGTATAGCTCATTACCAAAATTCCCAGCTGTGACAAGGGATATGGCTATTATTGTTGATGAAAATGTACTTGTACAACAAATACAAGATATAATCAAAAAACAAGGTGGAAGTATGCTTGAAAGCTTCAAGCTATTCGATGTTTACAAAGGATCACAAATTCCAGCCGATAAAAAAAGCATAGCATATTCATTGGTTTACAGACTTGAGCATAAAACTCTTACTGATGAAGAAGTAAATAAAGTACATGAAAAGATTTTACGTTCATTAGAATACCAATTAGGTGCTCAATTAAGATAG
- the zapA gene encoding cell division protein ZapA codes for MNVVTVNINGIDYHLKGEEKEEYLQRVANYVDKKINHFMEGNNKLSTTSAAVLTALNAVDELFKCYEEFEKLDKELEALEKSEGNYKKETAELMKQLAESEQKNKELDERLIKASNNDLLREKDLEIERLNGELEKIKQTEALSLDEKNKLKSENKDLKFQLQSTKYKLIDLQHKLIDNQIDLVKAKKSLENSLLSED; via the coding sequence ATGAACGTGGTTACGGTTAATATAAATGGAATTGATTATCATCTTAAAGGTGAGGAAAAAGAGGAATATTTACAAAGGGTTGCAAACTATGTTGACAAAAAAATAAATCATTTTATGGAAGGTAACAATAAGCTCAGTACTACTTCGGCAGCTGTTTTAACTGCATTAAATGCAGTAGATGAGTTGTTTAAGTGCTATGAGGAATTTGAAAAGCTTGACAAGGAACTTGAAGCTTTAGAAAAAAGTGAGGGAAATTATAAAAAAGAAACAGCAGAATTAATGAAACAGCTTGCAGAAAGTGAACAGAAAAATAAAGAATTAGATGAAAGACTTATTAAAGCCAGCAATAATGATTTATTAAGGGAAAAGGATCTTGAAATCGAAAGGCTCAATGGGGAGTTAGAAAAAATCAAACAAACCGAAGCTTTATCTTTAGATGAGAAAAATAAGCTAAAATCAGAGAATAAAGATTTGAAATTCCAGCTTCAATCTACTAAATATAAGTTGATAGATTTGCAGCATAAGCTAATTGATAATCAGATTGATTTAGTAAAGGCCAAAAAAAGTCTAGAGAATTCGCTACTAAGTGAGGATTAA
- a CDS encoding glycosyltransferase family 4 protein, protein MKVLLCTREDYKKNFAGDSKIVLKTAKYLTKLGAEVQINIGDITDYSPYDIVHLFNLSRTGEIYKYYRDAHRYKKNIVITPIYWDLTKYYEQNREFENLRLWEKCMPYREEVLKGSKMIFPNSETEKNIIISRYGQRLPIKVIYNGVEVEHDETPLYNLKDRYNLNNYVLSVGRINPQKNQLGLAKACNELGVNLVLIGVVNDRAYLEQCKAFKNVLYLGFIDSYNIYNAYRFAKLHVLPSFVEASGLTSLEAAACGCNIVSTLEGSSKEYFRDYALFCNPYDEKSIIEAVEKGYNKRKDSKLKNYVISNYSWENSIKELYESYKKILNE, encoded by the coding sequence ATGAAAGTATTACTTTGCACTAGAGAGGACTATAAGAAAAATTTTGCGGGTGATTCAAAGATTGTACTTAAAACGGCAAAGTACTTAACTAAACTTGGAGCAGAGGTACAGATAAATATAGGAGATATTACTGATTATTCACCTTATGATATAGTGCATCTGTTTAATCTATCAAGAACAGGAGAGATTTACAAGTACTATAGGGATGCGCATAGATACAAAAAAAATATCGTAATAACTCCAATATATTGGGATTTAACCAAGTATTATGAGCAAAATAGAGAATTTGAAAATTTAAGGCTTTGGGAAAAGTGCATGCCTTATAGAGAGGAAGTATTAAAGGGTAGTAAAATGATATTCCCAAACAGCGAAACAGAAAAGAATATTATAATTTCTAGGTATGGACAAAGACTTCCTATTAAAGTTATATATAATGGTGTAGAAGTAGAACATGATGAAACACCACTATATAATTTAAAGGATAGATACAATTTAAATAATTATGTACTCAGCGTTGGAAGAATTAATCCTCAAAAAAACCAGCTTGGACTGGCGAAGGCATGTAATGAATTAGGGGTAAACCTTGTATTGATAGGGGTTGTAAATGATAGAGCTTATTTAGAGCAGTGCAAAGCATTTAAAAATGTATTGTACCTTGGATTTATAGATAGTTATAATATCTACAACGCTTATAGGTTTGCAAAACTTCATGTACTTCCAAGTTTTGTGGAAGCATCGGGGTTGACTTCACTAGAGGCAGCAGCTTGCGGGTGTAATATTGTTTCTACATTAGAAGGAAGTTCAAAGGAATACTTTAGAGATTACGCTCTATTTTGTAATCCTTATGATGAAAAGAGCATAATTGAAGCAGTTGAAAAAGGCTATAACAAAAGAAAGGACTCAAAACTTAAAAATTATGTAATATCAAATTACAGCTGGGAGAATTCTATTAAAGAACTTTATGAAAGCTATAAAAAAATATTGAATGAATAA